The Leifsonia xyli genomic sequence CGACCACGACTACCCGTCGCAGGCCGAGGCCGTCGCGACCCTGAAGCTGTTCGCGAAGACGTGGGAGCCGCAGCGTCCGGCCGGCCTGTTCAGCCGCAGCCGGAAGAAGGTGGAGGCGATGAAGCCGGGCGTGTACCTCGACGGCGGTTTCGGCGTCGGCAAGACGCACCTCCTCGCTGCGCTATGGCACGAGGCTCCCGGGCCGAAGTACTTCGGCACGTTCATCGAGTACACGGCGCTGGTCGGCGCGCTCGGCTACGCGGGCGCGGTCGACCTGCTCCGCGGCTCCACGCTCATCTGCATCGACGAGTTCGAGCTGGACGACCCGGGCGACACCATGATGATGACCCGGATGCTGGGCGAGCTCGTCGCCTCCGGCACGCGCATCGCGGCGACCAGCAACACCCCGCCGAACGCCCTGGGCGAAGGACGCTTCGCCGCGAGCGACTTCCTCCGCGAGATCCAGTCGCTGTCGTCCAACTTCCAGACCATCCGCATCGACGGCCTCGACTACCGCCGCCGCGACACCACGGGTGCGGCCGTCACGGTGGAGCCGGACGCCTACGAGCGCATCGTCGCGACGATCGCCGGCCGCGGCGAGACCGTCACGAGCGACGACTTCCAAGACCTCATCGCGCACCTCGCGACCGTGCATCCGTCCCGCTACATCAAGATCATCGAGGGCGTGGATGTCATCGGCCTGTCGGGCGTGGAAGTGCTGCACGACCAGATGGCAGCGCTGCGCCTGGTGGCGTTCATCGACCGCGTGTACGACGCCGAGATCCCGATCGTGCAGACCGGCGTCGCCCTGAACGACGTCTTCGACGACGAGATGCTGGGCGGCGGGTACCGCAAGAAGTACCTGCGGTCGATGTCGCGCATGATCGCGTTGACCTCCGGCGAGCTGCCGCCCCACGACGACTGACGCGCGTCCGGTACGTCAGGCGGCCGGATCTCCGACGGTCTCCGCCGTCGCCGGCACGTGCACCCTCAGCCACTCGGCGATCGCCCCCGACCACTTCGCCTCGTCGTAGTTCCACAGCTTGGTGTGCAGCGCGGTGTCGAACGGCACCAGCGTGACGATGTCGCTGCGGGCCGCGGCGAGCGCGCGGGAGCCGGTGGAGGGGACGAAGCCGTCGTCGTCGCTGTGCAGGATGAGCATGGGGAGGCTGAGCTCGGAGGCGCGGGCGACGAAGTCCATGCTGCGCAGGTCGATCGGGGCGCCCTGGCCGGTGATGGGGCCGCTCCACTCGGCCTCGATGAGACGCAGGGCCGCACGGGTCATCACGTCCGGGATGCGCAGCATGTTGCCTTGGTACTCGAGGGTGTCGATCCAGTCGATGACGGGCGACTCCAGGACGATGCCCGTCACATGCTGCAGCGCCGTCGAGCGGGTGATGGTCTGCAGCACGACCGCTCCGCCCATCGACCAGCCCATGAGCACGATCGAGCGGGCGCCGTGCTCGACGGCGTAGAGGATCGCCGCCTCGATGTCGCGCCACTCCGTCCCGCCGAGGCCGTACCGGCGGTCGATGCTCTCGGGGGCGTCGCCGTCGTTGCGGTAGGAGGCCAGCAGACTCGTGAAGCCGGCGTCGTGGAAGGTGCGAACCGCACGCAGCCCCTCCTGACGGGAGGCGCCCCAGCCGTGCACCTGGATCACCCAGCGGCCGTCCTCGGCCGACGACGGTGCCGGGAAGATCCACGCCGGAGCCTCGCCGAGGTCGGTGGCGATCTCGACGCTCGTCACCTCGAGCCCCAGCTCTTCCGGCTGGAGGTAGTAGTAGCCGCTGATCCGGGCCCGCCCGGCGCGCAGCGTCCCGAACTCGACGCGTTCGATCTCGCGGACGACCGCGCCGTCCTGCCGTTCGATCAGGCCGCCGAGCTTCGCGTACGCCGTCTCGTTGCCCCACCACAGCCCCAACCGGCCGGGCATGGCGGCATCCGGGGTGTCCCGCAGCGTGACGGTTCCCGCGGTCTCGTCGAAGGCGCGGACGATCTGGTTCTGCGGCCGCCGGCGCACGGGGGTGATCACGGTGCGCGCCACGCGGGCGGTCGCCCAGGCGGCGGTCGCCGCGGCGCCGAGGACCAGTCCCCCGGCGACGATCGCCGCCGTGCCGAGCACCTTGCCGAACACCGATCCCGAGCCGCTTCCCGCCATAGTGTGCACTGTACCGGCGACGGCCCCAGCGCGTCCTCAGGACTTCTCCAGGCGGCGTGCCTTACTACCCGGACACGGCAAAGGCTTCTAGTGTTCGAAGCGTGCCGACACCGACATCCCCACCGCAGCATCCGGCGGAGTTCGCCACGGCGCTGCAGTCCATCCGCGCCGCAGTGTCGCGACCGGAGCTCGTCATCGAGGAGATCCCCGCGCCCGCACAGCTGGCGCCGTACTCGGTCGCGCTCGCGGCCGACGTCCGGCCCGCCCGGCACGGGAGCGACTCCGACCTCGGCACCGGCCGCTTCATCCTGCTGTACGACCCCGACGAGCCGGAGGCGTGGGGCGGCCCGTTCCGCATCGTCTGCTTCGCGCAGGCCCCGCTGGAGACCGACATCGGGCTCGACCCGTTCCTCGCCGACGTCGCCTGGTCGTGGCTGGTGGATGCGCTGGACGCCCGCCACGCCCGCTACACCGCCGCCAGCGGCACGGCCACCAAGATCATCTCCACCGGGTTCGGCGAGCTCGCCGCCCAGGGCGACGGATCGCAGATCGAGCTGCGCGCGTCCTGGAGCCCGCTGGAGTCGGACGTCTCGGCGCACGTCGAGGGATGGGGCGAGCTGCTGTGCATGCTCGCCGGCCTCCCGCCGACCGGCGAAGGGGTCAGCCTGCTGACCACGCGGGCGGCCTCGCCGAGAAGGACACCGCGTGGCTGAGCACACCGTCATCGACACGCGGGACGGCTACCAGCGGGCCGTCGAGCGGATCGTCGCGGGCGAGGGCCCGATCGCGGTCGACGCCGAACGGGCCAGCGGCTTCCGGTACTCGCAGCGGGCGTACCTCATCCAGGTCTTCCGGCGCGGATCGGGCACGTTCCTGTTCGACCCGCCGGCGATCGGACGTTTCGACGAGCTGAACGACGCCATCCACGATGACGAGTGGGTGCTTCACGCCGCCACGCAGGACCTCACCTGCCTGCGCGAGGTGGGCCTCGACCCGTCGATCGTGTTCGACACCGAGCTGGCCGCGCGTCTGCTCGGGATGCCGCGCGTCGGGCTCGGGACGGTCGTCGAGGAGCTGCTCGGCATCC encodes the following:
- a CDS encoding ATPase; the encoded protein is MTLEQTGALPRLADRSPQITGAEIAESLVPPSQFEHATFESYRPDHDYPSQAEAVATLKLFAKTWEPQRPAGLFSRSRKKVEAMKPGVYLDGGFGVGKTHLLAALWHEAPGPKYFGTFIEYTALVGALGYAGAVDLLRGSTLICIDEFELDDPGDTMMMTRMLGELVASGTRIAATSNTPPNALGEGRFAASDFLREIQSLSSNFQTIRIDGLDYRRRDTTGAAVTVEPDAYERIVATIAGRGETVTSDDFQDLIAHLATVHPSRYIKIIEGVDVIGLSGVEVLHDQMAALRLVAFIDRVYDAEIPIVQTGVALNDVFDDEMLGGGYRKKYLRSMSRMIALTSGELPPHDD